In Candidatus Hinthialibacter antarcticus, a genomic segment contains:
- a CDS encoding chemotaxis protein CheW codes for MGAETQQDLQINQYVSFVLHGEEYGVPILSVQEIIRHETLTRVPQSPEFVDGVLNLRGQVIPVINLRRKFGLPACEQDKATRIIVVEVSDRVMGIVVDEVSEVLQVNPDDVSSTPPMGTQVRHDFISGMAKIGETLVILLEIDKILTTEEKILAEEAVA; via the coding sequence ATGGGCGCCGAAACTCAACAAGATTTACAGATCAACCAATACGTTAGTTTTGTCTTGCACGGCGAAGAATACGGCGTGCCCATTCTTAGCGTACAAGAAATCATTCGTCACGAAACGCTGACCCGCGTCCCGCAAAGCCCGGAATTTGTTGACGGTGTATTAAACTTGCGCGGACAGGTCATTCCCGTCATTAACTTACGCCGCAAATTCGGCTTGCCCGCATGCGAACAAGATAAAGCGACCCGCATTATTGTCGTTGAAGTAAGCGACCGGGTAATGGGCATTGTCGTCGACGAAGTATCTGAAGTGTTGCAGGTCAACCCCGACGACGTCTCCAGCACGCCGCCGATGGGAACGCAGGTGCGCCATGATTTTATTTCCGGCATGGCCAAGATCGGCGAAACTCTGGTGATTTTGTTGGAGATCGACAAAATTCTCACCACCGAAGAAAAAATTCTCGCAGAAGAAGCTGTTGCGTAA